A stretch of Flavobacterium sp. N2270 DNA encodes these proteins:
- a CDS encoding heavy-metal-associated domain-containing protein: MIAITVLLSTTINAQTKNTKTEEIKVSGNCGMCKKTIEKAGNIKDIATVVWNKETKIATVTYDESKTNKEEIAKRIALVGYDSELVKAKDEDYDNLPGCCQYDRE; the protein is encoded by the coding sequence ATGATAGCAATCACAGTATTGTTATCTACCACTATAAATGCACAAACAAAAAACACAAAAACAGAGGAAATTAAAGTTTCAGGGAATTGTGGAATGTGTAAAAAAACGATAGAAAAAGCAGGAAACATCAAAGATATTGCTACAGTAGTATGGAACAAAGAAACTAAAATAGCAACAGTAACTTATGATGAATCTAAAACAAATAAAGAAGAAATAGCAAAGCGTATAGCTTTAGTTGGATATGATTCAGAGCTTGTTAAAGCAAAAGATGAAGATTACGACAACCTTCCGGGATGTTGTCAGTATGACCGCGAGTAA
- a CDS encoding heavy metal translocating P-type ATPase: MTDKKSQKIVDDAECCRIEEKINKAEEEHAEDDGHDHDHASKEKSTFQLFLPAIISFGLLLLAIGFDNYFTQSWFTGWVRIVWYVAAYIPVGLPVIKEAIQSIRKSDVFSEFLLMSIATIGAFAIGEYPEGVAVMLFYAIGEIFQSLAVQRAKRNIKSLLDQRPDEVTIIENNVAKTIKASTAKIGDIIQLKAGEKLGLDGELVSDKASFNTAALTGESKPDSKLKGETVLAGMINLNSVSQVKVTTAYTDSKLSKILEMVQEATSKKAPTELFIRKFAKIYTPIVVFLAIGICLVPMLFVENYVFNDWLYRALIFLVISCPCALVISIPLGYFGGIGAASKNGILFKGSNFLDVMASIQNVVMDKTGTMTEGVFKVQEVVFKSEFDQKEILQLVNAIESQSTHPVATAIHDFVGEIDSKISLKEVKEIAGHGLKASANGKELLVGNFKLMDKFSIKYDIDPSSIVYTLIAVAYDNKFVGYLTIADSIKEDAQRTIDKLKVLGIKTTMLSGDKNNVVQFVAQKLGITNAFGDLLPEDKVNKVKEIIAKNQTVAFVGDGVNDAPVVALSNVGIAMGGLGSDATIETADVVIQDDKPSKIPIAINIGKQTKKIVWQNITLAFTVKAIVLILGAGGLATMWEAVFADVGVALLAILNAVRIQRMKF; encoded by the coding sequence ATGACAGATAAAAAATCACAAAAAATAGTAGACGATGCAGAATGCTGTAGAATTGAAGAAAAAATCAATAAAGCAGAAGAGGAACATGCAGAAGATGATGGACATGATCATGACCATGCTTCTAAAGAAAAATCTACCTTCCAATTATTTTTACCAGCAATAATAAGTTTCGGCTTATTATTGTTGGCCATTGGTTTTGATAATTATTTTACCCAATCTTGGTTTACAGGTTGGGTTAGAATAGTTTGGTATGTTGCAGCCTATATACCAGTCGGACTCCCAGTTATAAAAGAAGCCATACAAAGTATTCGTAAAAGTGATGTATTCTCTGAATTTTTACTAATGTCTATTGCTACTATAGGGGCTTTTGCTATTGGTGAATATCCTGAAGGTGTAGCGGTAATGCTATTTTATGCCATTGGAGAAATTTTTCAATCATTGGCAGTACAAAGAGCCAAAAGAAATATAAAATCATTATTAGATCAAAGACCTGACGAAGTTACTATTATAGAGAATAATGTAGCTAAAACCATTAAAGCATCAACGGCTAAAATCGGAGATATAATCCAACTTAAAGCTGGAGAAAAATTAGGTTTAGATGGAGAATTAGTATCAGATAAAGCTTCCTTCAATACAGCAGCTCTTACGGGAGAAAGTAAACCAGATTCAAAACTAAAAGGAGAAACAGTTTTAGCAGGAATGATTAATTTGAATTCGGTTTCTCAAGTTAAAGTAACAACAGCTTATACAGATAGTAAATTATCAAAAATTCTGGAAATGGTGCAAGAAGCAACATCTAAAAAAGCTCCAACCGAATTATTCATTAGAAAATTTGCTAAAATCTACACACCTATTGTGGTGTTTTTAGCCATTGGAATATGTTTAGTGCCAATGCTTTTTGTAGAAAATTATGTTTTTAACGATTGGTTGTATAGAGCTTTAATTTTCTTGGTAATTTCATGTCCTTGTGCATTAGTTATTAGTATTCCATTAGGATATTTTGGTGGAATTGGAGCAGCTTCTAAAAACGGAATCCTTTTCAAAGGAAGTAATTTTTTAGACGTAATGGCTTCTATTCAAAACGTAGTGATGGACAAAACAGGAACCATGACAGAAGGTGTTTTTAAAGTACAAGAAGTAGTTTTTAAATCGGAATTTGACCAAAAAGAAATACTTCAATTAGTAAACGCTATTGAAAGCCAAAGTACACATCCAGTAGCTACAGCTATTCATGATTTTGTTGGAGAAATAGATAGTAAAATCAGTCTTAAGGAAGTTAAAGAAATAGCTGGACACGGTTTAAAAGCTAGTGCAAATGGTAAAGAACTTTTAGTGGGAAACTTTAAATTAATGGATAAGTTTTCTATTAAATATGATATTGATCCATCAAGTATTGTGTATACACTGATTGCAGTGGCGTATGATAATAAATTTGTCGGTTACTTAACCATTGCAGATAGTATAAAAGAAGATGCACAGCGAACTATCGATAAACTAAAAGTATTAGGAATCAAAACTACTATGTTAAGTGGAGATAAAAATAACGTGGTACAATTTGTGGCTCAAAAATTAGGAATTACAAATGCGTTTGGTGATTTATTACCAGAAGATAAAGTAAATAAAGTCAAAGAAATTATAGCTAAAAACCAAACAGTAGCTTTTGTAGGTGATGGTGTTAATGATGCACCAGTAGTCGCTTTAAGCAATGTGGGTATAGCAATGGGAGGTTTAGGTAGTGATGCAACAATTGAAACGGCTGATGTAGTAATTCAAGACGATAAACCTTCAAAAATTCCAATAGCAATAAACATTGGAAAACAAACCAAGAAAATTGTTTGGCAAAATATCACTTTAGCTTTTACAGTAAAAGCGATAGTTCTAATTCTAGGTGCTGGTGGTTTAGCAACTATGTGGGAAGCCGTTTTTGCAGATGTTGGAGTTGCTTTATTAGCAATATTAAACGCTGTTAGAATACAAAGAATGAAGTTTTGA
- a CDS encoding DUF3703 domain-containing protein yields the protein MKVNTNMPSKLKPFYNAELELAKNNFKENNLQKSWFHLERAHIIGQKYPYEHTFVHWKMLQFGIKIKNTKEIVGQIPRLLVGGVKSFVGHIPVGNTGGANVPPLRAMEIPEDIQKILNVNT from the coding sequence ATGAAAGTAAATACTAATATGCCTTCAAAATTGAAACCTTTTTATAATGCTGAACTAGAATTAGCAAAGAATAATTTTAAGGAAAACAATTTACAAAAGTCTTGGTTTCATTTAGAAAGAGCACACATAATCGGACAAAAATATCCGTATGAACATACATTTGTTCATTGGAAAATGTTACAATTTGGAATTAAAATAAAAAACACTAAAGAAATAGTGGGTCAAATACCAAGATTACTAGTAGGTGGTGTAAAATCATTTGTGGGTCACATTCCTGTCGGAAATACTGGTGGTGCAAATGTTCCACCATTAAGAGCAATGGAAATTCCTGAAGACATTCAAAAAATACTAAACGTAAACACATAG
- a CDS encoding efflux RND transporter periplasmic adaptor subunit encodes MINISLKPNYKIGSIFKIFLLSSFLLILNSCGEKKTEEEHEEEKSETEVALTTAQFETVGIEMGSIEMKNLNTIIKANGYTTVPPQNRADVSTLIGGVVKDIFVLEGTYVTKGKTLATLQNLEVAEMQEDYNSAVANIEYLQLEYNRQKTLSEEDVNPRKVFQEVKAKLATERARAQAAKNKLQALNVSLSGNSSIIPIIAPISGYVGKIDITKGAFADTGITLFEVIDNKQMHLDLNVFEKDMSKISIGQEVDFVLTNQSNKVIKGKIFGINKSFSNESKSVAVHAKINESDTKDLISGMYVAANINITNQTVQALPKDAIVRNGDKYYIYMQEEHTEETPKAKKEAHVHKEGEAHNHDEEATEKEHDEVHFKAIEVVPGTTDLGYTEVKLVDEIPANAKIVVKGAFYLLAASKGGGEHVH; translated from the coding sequence ATGATCAATATATCTTTAAAACCAAATTATAAAATAGGTTCAATTTTTAAAATATTTCTTCTTTCTTCTTTCCTCTTGATTCTAAACTCATGTGGAGAAAAGAAAACAGAAGAAGAACATGAAGAAGAAAAATCGGAAACAGAAGTAGCATTAACAACAGCTCAATTCGAAACCGTAGGCATTGAAATGGGTAGTATTGAAATGAAAAACCTCAATACAATCATCAAAGCCAATGGTTACACAACTGTTCCACCTCAAAACCGAGCAGATGTTTCAACCTTAATTGGTGGAGTTGTAAAAGACATCTTTGTATTAGAAGGTACTTATGTAACAAAAGGAAAAACTTTGGCTACACTTCAAAACCTTGAAGTTGCTGAAATGCAAGAAGATTACAATTCTGCTGTAGCAAATATTGAATATTTACAATTAGAATACAATCGTCAAAAAACTTTGAGTGAAGAAGATGTAAATCCTCGCAAAGTATTCCAAGAAGTAAAAGCTAAATTGGCAACTGAAAGAGCAAGAGCACAAGCAGCCAAAAACAAATTACAAGCATTAAATGTAAGTCTATCAGGAAACTCTTCTATCATTCCTATCATTGCTCCTATAAGTGGTTATGTGGGTAAAATAGATATTACAAAAGGAGCTTTTGCAGACACAGGAATTACTCTTTTTGAAGTAATTGACAACAAACAAATGCACCTCGATTTGAACGTTTTTGAAAAAGACATGAGTAAAATTTCTATTGGTCAAGAAGTTGATTTCGTACTAACCAATCAATCGAATAAAGTCATTAAAGGAAAAATATTTGGTATTAACAAATCCTTTTCAAACGAAAGTAAATCGGTTGCAGTACATGCCAAGATCAATGAAAGTGATACAAAAGATTTAATTTCTGGAATGTATGTTGCAGCTAATATTAATATTACGAATCAAACGGTACAAGCATTGCCTAAAGACGCAATTGTAAGAAACGGAGATAAATATTATATTTATATGCAAGAAGAACATACAGAAGAAACTCCAAAAGCAAAAAAAGAAGCACACGTTCATAAAGAAGGAGAAGCACATAATCATGACGAAGAAGCTACCGAAAAAGAACACGACGAAGTACACTTTAAAGCAATTGAAGTAGTTCCTGGAACAACCGATTTAGGATATACTGAAGTTAAATTAGTAGATGAAATTCCAGCAAATGCAAAAATTGTAGTCAAAGGAGCATTCTATTTATTAGCAGCTTCAAAAGGTGGTGGAGAACACGTTCATTAA